One Solanum pennellii chromosome 9, SPENNV200 DNA segment encodes these proteins:
- the LOC107030105 gene encoding uncharacterized protein LOC107030105 produces MRSLAKTMNANRTDFSQKIVDALRVYRTIYKKPISMPSYQLIFGMSFNLPVELEHKALWALKALEWKKDSKDRIEQLNDLDKFRFKAYGSSFLFKDKMKKQHDAKILRREFKVGDRVLL; encoded by the coding sequence ATGAGAAGCTTGGCAAAGACAATGAATGCTAATAGGACCGATTTTTCTCAAAAGATTGTTGATGCTCTACGGGTGTATCGTACCATATACAAAAAACCAATCAGTATGCCTTCGTATCAACTAATTTTTGGTATGTCTTTCAATCTACCTGTCGAATTGGAACACAAAGCATTGTGGGCATTGAAGGCTCTGGAGTGGAAAAAGGATTCAAAGGATAGAATAGAGCAGTTAAATGACTTGGACAAATTCAGGTTCAAAGCTTACGGAAGCTCATTCCTCTTTAAGgataaaatgaagaaacaacATGATGCCAAAATCCTTCGAAGGGAGTTTAAAGTAGGAGATCGGGTGTTGCTATAA